A genomic window from Mobula hypostoma chromosome 14, sMobHyp1.1, whole genome shotgun sequence includes:
- the LOC134356431 gene encoding tyrosine-protein phosphatase non-receptor type substrate 1-like: protein MIQDSGLYFCSVTRKGLSARNGTGSLLKVNAVPTPLKISAKRNSATTFIIVCETSAFYPKNFSLTWYKNGIEIALGIHTKVRKDNDGLYVVSSNLKETQPVQNDTNYTCSVSHVSLNISAVAVHSISKSNQGSSGKTRSSWVPGCAVGGLAFLLLIIIIGTWYRKQENKGKEECVTEANRREKTESPIACYSAVDFRRFKNTPGRKGDREKIAFGQTVQENSNDELSYATLTLTGRKNRWNTEYAGLQTHKQMGETEVVYSKVRSS, encoded by the exons ATGATCCAAGATTCTGGACTGTATTTCTGTTCAGTGACCCGCAAAGGACTGTCTGCAAGAAATGGAACTGGTTCACTTCTAAAAGTGAATG CAGTTCCAACGCCACTGAAGATTTCCGCGAAAAGAAATTCAGCTACAACTTTCATTATCGTGTGTGAAACATCTGCCTTTTATCCCAAGAATTTCTCGCTTACTTGGTATAAAAATGGCATTGAAATAGCATTAGGCATACACACCAAGGTAAGGAAGGACAACGACGGACTTTATGTGGTTTCGAGCAACTTGAAGGAGACACAGCCGGTCCAGAACGACACAAATTATACCTGTTCGGTGTCTCATGTCTCCCTCAATATTTCAGCGGTAGCAGTCCATTCTATTTCCAAATCTAACCAAG GTTCCTCTGGCAAAACCCGTTCCTCTTGGGTTCCCGGTTGTGCGGTGGGTGGACTGGCGTTTCTACTACTGATAATCATCATTGGAACGTGGTACCGAAAGCAGGAAAATAAGG GTAAAGAGGAATGCGTTACGGAAGCGAATCGACGTGAG AAAACGGAATCTCCGATAGCTTGTTACTCCGCCGTAGACTTCAGGAGATTTAAGAATACACCAGGACGAAAAGGCGATCGTGAAAAAATCGCATTTGGTCAG ACAGTACAAGAAAATTCAAATGACGAGTTGTCTTATGCGACCTTGACATTGACTGGAAGAAAGAACCGGTGGAATACAGAATATGCTGGGCTGCAGACACACAAACAAATGGGAGAAACTGAAGTTGTTTATTCTAAAGTAAGGTCAAGCTAG